From Pirellulales bacterium, one genomic window encodes:
- the acpP gene encoding acyl carrier protein produces the protein MATVSERVIDIVATQLGVSKEQITPETNFVNDLGADSLDQVELVMELEEEFDINIPDDAAEKIQTVGQAIEHIEKAQK, from the coding sequence GTGGCAACCGTTTCTGAACGTGTAATCGACATTGTGGCCACGCAATTGGGCGTGAGCAAAGAGCAAATTACGCCCGAGACGAATTTTGTGAACGATTTGGGCGCGGATTCGCTCGACCAGGTGGAATTGGTGATGGAACTCGAAGAGGAGTTCGATATCAATATTCCCGACGACGCGGCAGAGAAAATCCAAACCGTTGGCCAAGCTATCGAGCATATCGAAAAAGCTCAGAAGTGA